The Polyangiaceae bacterium genome includes a region encoding these proteins:
- a CDS encoding M20 family metallo-hydrolase gives MSQPSIDPDRLYASLAALGEIGAYDDPRTGLRGVNRLALTAADGAGRRHVVEQMKRLGLAVTVDRIGNVYARREGQRPELSPVMMGSHIDSVETAGRFDGCLGVLGGLEVIASLNQHGLRTLRPLVVAFFTDEEGSRFGTDMLGSAVATGRLTLEAAYALRDKRGLLLKDELSAIGFLGDSEELLAAPYAYLECHIEQGPVLRANGTDIGVVTGVQAISWHELGIVGKSAHAGTTPMGLRADPAVAAARIALRMREMATSGRYGDGMRTTMGSIIPRPGLVNVVPAEVVCSVDLRNPDDALMRRAEADLIEYYAEVETLENVKLSWRQTARTETVRFADVVQDRVEAAAKARGLSTERIVSGAGHDAQEMARLTQAGMVFVPGEYDGISHNPRELSTREQCANGVNVALDVLLSFANEEP, from the coding sequence ATGAGCCAGCCCTCCATCGATCCCGATCGCCTCTACGCCTCGCTGGCAGCGCTGGGCGAGATCGGCGCCTACGACGACCCGCGCACGGGCCTCCGCGGGGTGAACCGCCTGGCGCTCACCGCTGCCGACGGCGCTGGTCGCCGCCACGTGGTCGAGCAGATGAAGCGCCTGGGTTTGGCGGTCACGGTCGATCGCATCGGCAACGTCTACGCCCGGCGCGAAGGCCAACGACCCGAGCTTTCGCCCGTGATGATGGGCTCGCACATCGACTCCGTGGAGACCGCCGGTCGCTTCGACGGCTGCCTGGGCGTCTTGGGCGGCCTCGAGGTGATCGCCAGCTTGAACCAGCACGGCCTCCGCACGCTGCGGCCGCTGGTGGTCGCGTTTTTCACGGACGAAGAGGGCTCGCGCTTCGGCACCGACATGCTCGGGAGCGCCGTGGCCACCGGGCGCCTCACCCTCGAGGCCGCCTACGCTCTCAGGGACAAGCGGGGGCTCCTGCTCAAGGACGAGCTCTCGGCCATCGGCTTCCTGGGCGACAGCGAGGAGCTGCTCGCCGCGCCCTACGCCTACCTGGAGTGCCACATCGAGCAAGGCCCGGTCTTGCGCGCGAACGGCACGGACATCGGCGTGGTCACCGGCGTGCAGGCCATCAGCTGGCACGAGCTCGGCATCGTGGGCAAGAGCGCCCACGCCGGCACAACGCCCATGGGTCTGCGCGCCGATCCGGCGGTCGCCGCCGCGCGCATCGCGCTCCGCATGCGCGAGATGGCCACCTCGGGCCGCTACGGGGACGGCATGCGCACCACCATGGGCTCGATCATCCCGCGGCCGGGGCTGGTCAACGTGGTGCCAGCGGAGGTCGTGTGCAGCGTGGATCTCAGAAACCCCGACGACGCGCTGATGCGCCGCGCCGAGGCAGATCTCATCGAGTATTACGCCGAGGTCGAGACGCTCGAGAACGTCAAGCTCAGCTGGCGCCAGACCGCCCGCACCGAGACGGTGCGCTTCGCGGACGTGGTTCAGGACCGCGTCGAGGCCGCGGCGAAGGCCCGGGGCCTCTCCACCGAGCGCATCGTGTCCGGCGCCGGGCACGACGCCCAAGAGATGGCGCGCCTGACCCAGGCCGGCATGGTGTTCGTGCCGGGTGAATACGACGGCATCAGCCACAACCCCCGGGAGCTCTCGACCCGCGAGCAGTGCGCGAACGGAGTCAACGTGGCTCTGGACGTGCTTCTCTCCTTCGCCAACGAGGAACCATGA
- a CDS encoding amidohydrolase family protein, protein MIAALGPGARAPAGAKVLDCRGLSIRPGAVNAHTHLYSGLAPLGMPAPEPPPESFVQILERLWWRLDRALDAESLFVSAELYLAESLLAGTTALIDHHESPALIEGSLDLLGDAAHSLGCRLATGYGATDRNGGPEEGRRGLGECRRFARENRRPLVRPLAALHASFTVSDETVRLAGGLGLPVHVHVAEDAADVADAKRRGFAGPLERLLELGALPRGSILAHGVHLTPEQVRAADEAGLWLVQNPRSNAGNRVGFAKNLDASRHVALGTDGYPAEMALERAALAEEAERAGHPLGPELLAARARGAYALASELFGVRLEPELSLGAAADLAVWGDADKPRHVLVAGELVVEDGRLTRADLARIHRNANAEAPALWQRMKELR, encoded by the coding sequence GTGATCGCCGCGCTCGGCCCGGGTGCCCGCGCCCCGGCCGGCGCGAAGGTCCTCGATTGCCGCGGCCTGTCCATCCGCCCTGGCGCCGTCAACGCGCACACGCACCTCTACAGCGGCCTCGCGCCGCTCGGCATGCCTGCGCCGGAGCCGCCGCCGGAGAGCTTCGTCCAAATCCTGGAGCGGCTGTGGTGGCGGCTCGACCGCGCCCTCGACGCGGAGTCGCTGTTCGTCTCCGCCGAGCTCTACCTGGCGGAGTCGCTGCTCGCCGGCACCACCGCGCTCATCGACCACCACGAGTCGCCCGCCTTGATCGAAGGCTCGCTCGATCTGCTCGGCGACGCGGCCCACAGCCTGGGCTGTCGCCTGGCCACCGGTTACGGCGCCACGGATCGCAACGGCGGCCCGGAGGAAGGGCGCCGCGGCCTCGGGGAGTGCCGGCGCTTCGCCCGGGAAAACCGCCGCCCGCTGGTCCGGCCGCTGGCGGCCCTGCACGCCTCGTTCACGGTCAGCGACGAGACGGTGAGGCTCGCAGGCGGGCTCGGGTTGCCGGTGCACGTTCACGTGGCGGAGGACGCGGCGGACGTCGCGGACGCCAAGCGCCGCGGGTTCGCCGGGCCGCTCGAGCGCCTGCTCGAGCTCGGCGCGCTGCCGCGCGGCTCGATCCTGGCGCACGGCGTGCACCTCACGCCGGAGCAGGTGCGCGCGGCGGACGAGGCCGGGCTGTGGCTGGTGCAGAACCCGCGCTCCAACGCCGGAAACCGCGTGGGCTTCGCCAAGAACCTCGACGCGAGCCGGCACGTCGCCTTGGGCACCGACGGCTACCCCGCCGAGATGGCCCTGGAGCGCGCAGCGCTCGCCGAGGAAGCCGAGCGCGCGGGCCATCCGCTCGGCCCGGAGCTGCTCGCGGCTCGGGCACGCGGCGCCTACGCGCTGGCTTCGGAGCTGTTCGGAGTACGCCTCGAGCCCGAGCTCAGCCTGGGCGCTGCCGCAGATCTGGCCGTCTGGGGCGACGCCGACAAGCCGCGGCACGTCCTGGTCGCCGGCGAGCTCGTCGTCGAGGACGGCCGGCTCACTCGGGCAGATCTCGCGCGGATCCACCGCAACGCCAACGCGGAGGCCCCGGCTCTCTGGCAACGCATGAAGGAGCTCCGATGA
- the xdh gene encoding selenium-dependent xanthine dehydrogenase encodes MPGIDFTLNGEKRHLEVAAGESLLDALRDRCGVTSTKDGCQPQGQCGCCLALVDGQAKTTCALDAEKVAGKEVVTLEGLPESDRSLLSQAFVVSGGLQCGFCIPGFALRAKQLCDKNPSPSRDEIAKAVDGHLCRCTGYVKIIDAIELYAKAKRGEPLPEASADAGLGKPYPRYRGAEMTLGDRPYVADMVREGMLHGALVLSPHPRAKVTRIDTTKAKAHPGVRAVATAADVPGERWYGLLYADWPAFIAVGEEARYVGDVLAAVAADDEATARAAAALVEVDYEVLTPMLSPAEALAEGAPRVNPTHDNVLSRSIIKRGDVEVAFAQSAHVVEGTWQTQRIEHLYLEPEAALAEPLPGGKMALYTQGQGVFDDRRQVAKLLGIPEDDLYVELVPNGGAFGGKEDMSVQSQTALLAKLTGRPVRIELTREESIRIHPKRHPIHMQYKVGCDAEGRLTAVKARMVGDSGPYASVGGKVLERAAGHSCGPYRVPNVDVEAVAAYTNNPPCGAMRGFGANQASFAIEGCLDLLAKKVGIDAYQIRDRNIVAVGDLFSTGQVLEKSVGIRKTLEAVKDVYYQAKNAGKAVGIGCGIKNSGIGNGVEEWGKCRMVVEKDLTVSLYNGYTEMGQGLLTILIQFATEVTGLPGSVFRPKVDSTFALGCGQTTGSRATLFAGNAVKSAAEKLKADLDRGKTLGDLVGQVYAADIVIADTTPLGKPAAKIKTHTAFGYATQVCILDEKGRIERFVAAHDVGRVVNPVLCSGQIEGSVHMGIGYALTEELPTENGMPVTFKLREIGVLRARDMPKVDVIMVEEPEPEGPFGAKGVGEIGLVPTAGAVAGALEAFDGIRRTTLPMKDSPAAKAMSVGRIKGDREKWR; translated from the coding sequence ATGCCCGGCATCGACTTCACGCTGAATGGGGAGAAGCGCCACCTCGAAGTGGCGGCGGGGGAGTCGCTGCTCGACGCGCTCCGCGACCGCTGCGGCGTCACCTCCACCAAGGACGGCTGCCAGCCCCAGGGCCAGTGCGGCTGCTGCCTGGCCCTGGTAGACGGCCAGGCGAAGACGACCTGCGCCCTCGACGCCGAGAAGGTGGCGGGCAAGGAGGTGGTCACGCTGGAGGGCCTGCCCGAGAGCGATCGCTCGCTGCTCTCCCAAGCCTTCGTGGTGTCCGGCGGGCTCCAGTGCGGCTTCTGCATCCCCGGCTTCGCCCTGCGCGCCAAGCAGCTCTGCGACAAGAACCCGAGCCCCAGCCGCGACGAGATCGCCAAGGCCGTCGATGGCCACCTCTGCCGCTGCACCGGCTACGTGAAGATCATCGACGCCATCGAGCTCTACGCGAAGGCGAAGCGCGGCGAGCCGCTGCCCGAGGCGAGCGCGGACGCCGGCCTCGGCAAGCCCTACCCCCGCTACCGGGGCGCGGAGATGACCCTCGGCGACCGGCCCTACGTCGCCGACATGGTGCGCGAGGGCATGCTCCACGGCGCCCTGGTGCTGTCGCCGCACCCGCGGGCGAAGGTGACGCGCATCGACACGACCAAGGCCAAGGCGCACCCCGGCGTCCGCGCGGTGGCGACCGCCGCCGACGTGCCCGGCGAGCGCTGGTACGGCCTGCTCTACGCCGACTGGCCTGCGTTCATCGCCGTCGGCGAAGAAGCCCGCTACGTCGGCGACGTGCTCGCGGCGGTGGCGGCCGACGACGAGGCGACGGCGCGCGCCGCAGCGGCCCTGGTCGAGGTGGACTACGAGGTGCTGACGCCCATGCTCTCGCCGGCCGAAGCGCTCGCGGAGGGCGCGCCGCGCGTGAACCCCACCCACGACAACGTGCTCTCGCGCTCCATCATCAAGCGCGGCGACGTCGAGGTGGCCTTCGCCCAGAGCGCCCACGTGGTGGAGGGGACCTGGCAGACCCAGCGCATCGAGCACCTGTACCTGGAGCCGGAGGCGGCCCTGGCAGAGCCGCTGCCGGGCGGGAAGATGGCCCTCTACACCCAGGGCCAGGGCGTGTTCGACGACCGCCGGCAAGTGGCGAAGCTCCTGGGGATCCCGGAAGACGACCTGTACGTCGAGCTGGTGCCGAATGGCGGCGCCTTCGGCGGCAAGGAGGACATGAGCGTGCAGTCGCAGACCGCGCTGCTCGCGAAGCTCACCGGTCGGCCCGTGCGCATCGAGCTGACGCGCGAGGAGTCCATCCGCATCCACCCGAAGCGCCACCCCATCCACATGCAGTACAAGGTGGGCTGCGACGCGGAGGGACGCCTCACTGCGGTGAAGGCGCGCATGGTCGGCGACTCGGGTCCTTACGCCTCCGTGGGCGGCAAAGTGCTGGAGCGCGCGGCCGGCCACTCCTGCGGGCCTTACCGCGTCCCGAACGTGGACGTGGAGGCCGTCGCCGCCTACACCAACAACCCGCCCTGCGGCGCCATGCGCGGCTTCGGCGCGAACCAGGCGAGCTTCGCCATCGAGGGCTGCCTGGATCTCCTGGCGAAGAAGGTCGGCATCGACGCCTACCAGATCCGCGATCGCAACATCGTCGCCGTTGGCGACCTGTTCTCCACGGGCCAGGTGCTGGAGAAGTCCGTCGGCATCCGCAAGACCCTCGAGGCCGTCAAAGACGTCTACTACCAGGCCAAGAACGCCGGCAAAGCCGTGGGCATCGGCTGCGGCATCAAGAACAGCGGCATCGGCAACGGCGTCGAGGAGTGGGGCAAGTGCCGGATGGTGGTCGAGAAGGACCTGACGGTGTCGCTCTACAACGGCTACACCGAGATGGGTCAGGGCCTGCTCACCATCCTGATCCAGTTCGCGACCGAGGTGACCGGCCTGCCCGGCAGCGTGTTCCGCCCCAAGGTGGACTCGACGTTCGCCCTCGGCTGCGGTCAGACAACCGGCTCCCGCGCCACGCTCTTCGCCGGCAACGCCGTGAAGAGCGCCGCCGAGAAGCTCAAGGCGGATCTCGATCGCGGCAAGACGCTCGGTGATCTGGTGGGCCAGGTCTACGCCGCGGACATCGTGATCGCCGACACCACCCCGCTCGGCAAGCCGGCGGCCAAGATCAAGACGCACACCGCCTTCGGCTACGCCACGCAGGTCTGCATCCTGGACGAAAAAGGGCGCATCGAGCGCTTCGTCGCCGCGCACGACGTCGGGCGCGTGGTGAACCCGGTGCTCTGCTCCGGCCAGATCGAGGGCTCGGTGCACATGGGCATCGGCTACGCCCTGACCGAGGAGCTGCCGACGGAGAACGGCATGCCGGTCACGTTCAAGCTGCGCGAGATCGGCGTCCTGCGCGCCCGCGACATGCCCAAGGTGGACGTGATCATGGTCGAGGAGCCGGAGCCCGAGGGTCCGTTCGGGGCCAAAGGTGTCGGCGAGATCGGCCTGGTGCCCACTGCGGGCGCGGTGGCCGGTGCGCTGGAGGCCTTCGACGGCATTCGCCGCACCACGTTGCCGATGAAGGACTCGCCCGCCGCCAAGGCGATGAGCGTCGGCCGCATCAAGGGAGATCGGGAGAAGTGGCGCTGA
- a CDS encoding pyridoxal-phosphate dependent enzyme has translation MIDLTVNEAGLAKAVQRAKEKNIVIPTLAQMVDPKKIPPKVVAGLGSVGLWDVNPLNLFRINWHNQPVEKGGGFGGVNFVEFPSELTGIEARIIALVGKWFPTGAHKVGAAFGCLAPRLVTGQFDPTSQKAVWPSTGNYCRGGAYDSALLGCESIAILPEGMSKERFEWLSKVAGEVIKTPGTESNVKEIFDKCWELRRSGQSLMIFNQFEELGNYLWHHEVTGRAMAEVLEKELGPKGRLAGLVVTTGSAGTIAAGDYLKKHFPGSKIGASEAAQCPTLLANGFGEHRIEGIGDKHVPWIHNVKNTDLVMAIDDEASISAIRLFNEPAGKKHLASRGLSAAFIDKLSLLGISGAANLLSAIKLAKWYELGRESVVMTVLTDSMEMYQSRLAELNAERGAFTEVDAAVAHERHILGVGTDLMEELSHPAKKRVHSLKYYTWVEQQGKTYAEIQQQWHDDEYWTGIPKLAPKLDELIGEFNARVGLG, from the coding sequence ATGATCGACCTGACCGTGAACGAAGCGGGCCTCGCCAAGGCCGTCCAGCGCGCGAAAGAGAAGAACATCGTCATCCCGACGCTGGCTCAAATGGTCGATCCCAAGAAGATCCCGCCGAAGGTCGTGGCGGGGCTCGGCAGCGTCGGGCTCTGGGACGTGAACCCGCTGAACCTGTTCCGCATCAACTGGCACAACCAGCCGGTCGAGAAGGGCGGCGGCTTCGGCGGCGTGAACTTCGTCGAGTTCCCGAGCGAGCTGACCGGCATCGAGGCGCGCATCATCGCGCTGGTCGGCAAATGGTTCCCCACCGGCGCCCACAAGGTCGGCGCGGCCTTCGGCTGCCTGGCGCCCCGGCTGGTGACCGGGCAGTTCGATCCCACCTCGCAGAAGGCCGTCTGGCCCTCGACCGGCAACTACTGCCGCGGCGGCGCCTACGACTCGGCGCTGCTCGGCTGCGAGTCCATCGCCATCCTGCCCGAGGGCATGAGCAAGGAGCGCTTCGAGTGGCTCAGCAAGGTGGCCGGCGAGGTGATCAAGACGCCGGGCACCGAGAGCAACGTGAAGGAGATCTTCGACAAGTGCTGGGAGCTCCGCCGCTCCGGCCAGTCGCTGATGATCTTCAACCAGTTCGAGGAGCTCGGGAATTACCTCTGGCACCACGAGGTGACCGGTCGTGCCATGGCCGAGGTGCTCGAGAAGGAGCTCGGCCCGAAGGGGCGCCTGGCGGGCCTGGTGGTGACCACGGGCTCCGCGGGCACCATCGCCGCCGGCGACTACCTGAAGAAACACTTCCCGGGCAGCAAGATCGGCGCGAGCGAAGCCGCGCAGTGCCCCACCCTGCTCGCCAACGGCTTCGGCGAGCACCGCATCGAGGGCATCGGGGACAAACACGTGCCCTGGATCCACAACGTGAAGAACACCGATCTGGTGATGGCCATCGACGACGAGGCGAGCATCTCGGCCATCCGCCTGTTCAACGAGCCGGCGGGCAAGAAGCACTTGGCGAGCCGCGGCCTCTCGGCGGCCTTCATCGACAAGCTCTCGCTCCTCGGGATCTCCGGCGCGGCCAACCTGCTCAGCGCCATCAAGCTGGCCAAGTGGTACGAGCTCGGCCGCGAGAGCGTGGTGATGACCGTGCTCACCGACTCGATGGAGATGTACCAGAGCCGCCTCGCCGAGCTGAACGCCGAGCGCGGCGCCTTCACCGAGGTGGACGCCGCCGTGGCGCACGAGCGCCACATCCTGGGCGTGGGCACCGACCTGATGGAGGAGCTGTCGCACCCCGCGAAGAAGCGCGTCCACAGCCTGAAGTACTACACGTGGGTCGAGCAGCAGGGGAAGACCTACGCGGAGATCCAACAGCAGTGGCACGACGACGAGTACTGGACCGGGATCCCGAAGCTTGCGCCCAAGCTCGACGAGCTGATCGGCGAGTTCAACGCGCGGGTGGGCCTCGGCTGA
- the thrC gene encoding threonine synthase produces MFLGYACRRCGGELRPDEATYRCPRCDGNLDVRPDFGGASRDAISASRDPSLWRYAPLLPVPVPAASAGPLRGVGGTPLYAAPRVAAKLGVARVWLKDEGRMPTASLKDRASAVVVQRAQALGLSPIITASTGNAGVALAAMAPCAGIEPVILVPASAPPAKIAQLQIFGARLVLVRGSYDDAFALSEAAARELGWYCRNTAQNPFTTEGKKTVSFEIAEQLGWKAPDRVFVSVGDGNILVGVHKGFRELVELGFIERMPKIMGVQAEGSSPIARAFLAGSDHIEPCETHTLADSIAAGKPADGERALAAVRETGGAFVIVSDEQILAAIATLGRTAQVFAEPAAAAAYAGAELTELAADEEIVVLVTGNGLKDIGAATRAAKASPPVIEPSLAALSQVLKEGTP; encoded by the coding sequence GTGTTTTTGGGTTACGCGTGCCGCCGCTGCGGCGGCGAGCTTCGCCCCGACGAAGCCACCTACCGCTGCCCGCGCTGCGACGGCAACCTGGACGTCCGCCCGGACTTCGGGGGAGCGAGCCGCGACGCCATCAGCGCGAGCCGTGATCCCTCGCTCTGGCGCTACGCGCCGCTCTTGCCGGTGCCGGTACCGGCGGCGAGCGCCGGCCCCCTGCGCGGCGTCGGCGGCACGCCGCTGTATGCCGCGCCCCGCGTGGCGGCGAAGCTCGGGGTCGCGCGCGTCTGGCTCAAGGACGAGGGCCGCATGCCCACCGCCTCGCTCAAGGACCGCGCGAGCGCGGTGGTGGTGCAGCGCGCCCAAGCCCTCGGCCTCTCGCCCATCATCACGGCCTCCACCGGCAACGCCGGCGTGGCCCTGGCCGCCATGGCGCCCTGCGCCGGCATCGAGCCGGTGATCCTGGTGCCGGCGAGCGCGCCGCCGGCGAAGATCGCCCAGCTCCAGATCTTCGGCGCGCGCCTGGTGCTCGTGCGCGGCAGCTACGACGACGCCTTCGCGCTCTCGGAGGCGGCGGCCCGGGAGCTCGGCTGGTACTGCCGGAACACCGCCCAGAACCCCTTCACCACCGAGGGCAAAAAGACGGTCTCCTTCGAGATCGCCGAGCAGCTCGGCTGGAAGGCGCCGGATCGGGTGTTCGTCTCGGTCGGCGACGGCAACATCCTGGTCGGCGTGCACAAGGGCTTCCGTGAGCTGGTCGAGCTCGGCTTCATCGAGCGCATGCCGAAGATCATGGGCGTGCAGGCGGAGGGCTCCTCGCCCATCGCGCGGGCGTTCCTGGCCGGCAGCGACCACATCGAGCCCTGCGAGACCCACACCTTGGCCGACAGCATCGCCGCGGGAAAACCCGCCGACGGCGAGCGCGCCCTCGCCGCCGTGCGCGAGACCGGCGGCGCCTTCGTGATCGTCTCCGACGAGCAGATCCTCGCGGCCATCGCCACGCTGGGCCGGACCGCGCAGGTCTTCGCCGAGCCGGCGGCGGCGGCGGCCTACGCCGGAGCGGAGCTGACGGAGCTCGCCGCGGACGAGGAGATCGTCGTGCTCGTCACCGGCAACGGTCTGAAGGACATCGGCGCTGCCACGCGCGCCGCCAAGGCCAGCCCGCCCGTCATCGAGCCGAGCCTTGCGGCTTTGAGCCAGGTGTTGAAAGAAGGAACCCCATGA
- a CDS encoding mandelate racemase/muconate lactonizing enzyme family protein produces MTSVAKIELFHVAVPLPATFRPSWIPGFPQNENRFTLIKITTDDGIEGYSAGPCMGHERAGLGELVGPYLIGADATDIGLVQQRLREMGYLGWRNWWIEPAFWDIKGKLANKPVYELLGGTPREVPLYASTGEVKEPGARIEEAEARLSEGFSVLKLRVHDFDPAVDERQVVETAKAVGSRMKLGVDVNQAWRVTAIGPAPLWDLARAKRFADVCADAGLTWVEEPLPMDGYEELSELSRYSRVPISGAELHTGGLPELRMMIERRCYSIFQPDAIFTGGIAQTLEVAKLAKQAGLGYTPHTWTNGIGFAVNLQLWLATGAEKELEYPLNPPGWVPEARDGLLETPFLHRRGKLSPPALPGLGFRIDPKALARHAKRFFVMDKKRLVWFSLRTRGLRASLEIDRARKAATRA; encoded by the coding sequence ATGACCAGCGTCGCCAAGATCGAGCTGTTTCACGTCGCCGTGCCGCTCCCGGCGACCTTTCGGCCGAGCTGGATCCCCGGCTTTCCGCAGAACGAGAACCGCTTCACGCTGATCAAGATCACGACCGACGACGGCATCGAGGGCTACAGCGCGGGGCCTTGCATGGGCCACGAGCGCGCGGGCCTGGGCGAGCTGGTGGGGCCCTACCTGATCGGCGCCGACGCCACGGACATCGGCCTGGTGCAGCAGCGCCTGCGCGAGATGGGCTACCTCGGCTGGCGCAACTGGTGGATCGAGCCGGCCTTCTGGGACATCAAAGGCAAGCTGGCGAACAAGCCCGTGTACGAGCTGCTCGGCGGCACGCCGCGGGAGGTTCCGCTCTACGCCTCGACCGGCGAGGTGAAGGAGCCCGGCGCGCGCATCGAGGAGGCCGAAGCGCGCCTCAGCGAGGGCTTCTCGGTGCTCAAGCTGCGCGTCCACGACTTCGATCCGGCCGTGGACGAGCGCCAGGTCGTGGAGACCGCCAAGGCCGTGGGCAGTCGCATGAAGCTCGGCGTGGACGTGAACCAGGCCTGGCGCGTCACCGCCATCGGCCCGGCGCCGCTCTGGGATCTCGCGCGCGCCAAGCGCTTCGCCGACGTTTGTGCCGACGCAGGCCTGACCTGGGTCGAGGAGCCGCTGCCCATGGACGGCTACGAGGAGCTGTCGGAGCTCAGTCGATACAGCCGCGTGCCCATCAGCGGCGCGGAGCTCCACACGGGAGGGCTACCGGAGCTCCGCATGATGATCGAGCGGCGCTGCTACTCGATCTTCCAGCCCGACGCGATCTTCACGGGCGGCATCGCGCAGACGCTGGAGGTGGCGAAGCTGGCGAAGCAGGCCGGGCTCGGCTACACGCCGCACACCTGGACCAACGGCATCGGCTTCGCGGTGAACCTGCAGCTCTGGCTGGCGACCGGCGCCGAGAAGGAGCTCGAGTACCCGCTGAACCCGCCGGGCTGGGTGCCGGAAGCGCGGGACGGGCTGCTGGAGACGCCGTTCCTGCACCGGCGCGGCAAGCTCTCGCCGCCGGCGTTGCCCGGGCTCGGCTTCCGCATCGATCCCAAAGCCCTCGCGCGCCACGCCAAGCGCTTCTTCGTCATGGACAAGAAGCGCCTGGTCTGGTTCTCGCTCCGGACCCGCGGGCTCCGGGCGTCGCTCGAGATCGACCGGGCGCGGAAGGCCGCCACACGCGCGTAG
- the nth gene encoding endonuclease III has protein sequence MFELLCRQHPDAHCELDHRDPFQLVVATVLSAQATDVAVNKVTPELFRRWPSAAALAAADPAEVEKVIGSLGFFRQKTKSITGLAKGLLERHGGQVPRTLDELVKLPGVGRKTANVVLGVAFGTPEGVVVDTHVLRLSQRLGWSRHDTPEKVETDLMRVLPREHWDRVSHTLIFHGRRVCSARKPACAACSVSELCPSAFKAEQVGRKPPRLRTDKAPAKKKVPKKKARKK, from the coding sequence ATGTTCGAGCTGCTCTGCAGACAACACCCCGACGCGCACTGCGAGCTCGACCATCGAGATCCGTTCCAGCTCGTGGTGGCCACGGTGCTGTCCGCGCAGGCGACGGACGTAGCCGTGAACAAGGTGACGCCCGAGCTGTTCCGGCGCTGGCCGAGCGCGGCGGCGCTGGCGGCCGCCGACCCCGCCGAGGTCGAGAAGGTCATCGGCAGCTTGGGCTTCTTCCGCCAGAAGACCAAGAGCATCACCGGGCTGGCAAAGGGGCTGCTGGAACGGCACGGCGGTCAGGTGCCGAGGACGCTGGACGAGCTGGTGAAGCTCCCCGGCGTCGGCCGCAAGACCGCGAACGTCGTGCTCGGGGTGGCGTTCGGCACGCCCGAAGGCGTGGTGGTGGACACGCACGTGTTGCGTCTCTCGCAGCGCCTGGGCTGGAGCCGCCACGACACGCCCGAGAAGGTCGAGACCGATCTGATGCGCGTGCTGCCGCGGGAGCACTGGGATCGCGTGTCCCACACGCTGATCTTCCACGGCCGGCGGGTGTGCTCGGCGCGCAAGCCGGCCTGCGCCGCCTGCAGCGTCAGCGAGCTGTGTCCGAGCGCGTTCAAGGCCGAGCAGGTCGGACGCAAGCCACCCCGCCTGCGCACGGACAAGGCGCCGGCGAAGAAGAAGGTCCCGAAGAAGAAGGCGAGGAAGAAATGA
- a CDS encoding transposase — protein sequence MDAWLERMKTDEGKRAYRARAALCELSNAHLECHHGTAAVLVRGLTKVTCVALLGAIAANVLAHAATWLA from the coding sequence GTGGACGCCTGGCTCGAGCGGATGAAGACGGACGAAGGCAAGCGCGCGTATCGCGCCCGCGCGGCACTCTGCGAACTGTCCAACGCTCACCTCGAGTGCCACCACGGCACCGCGGCCGTCCTCGTCCGAGGTCTCACGAAGGTCACGTGCGTCGCTCTCCTCGGCGCCATTGCAGCCAACGTCCTCGCTCATGCCGCCACGTGGCTCGCGTAG